One Anser cygnoides isolate HZ-2024a breed goose chromosome 6, Taihu_goose_T2T_genome, whole genome shotgun sequence genomic region harbors:
- the LOC106029856 gene encoding zinc finger protein 436-like: MKTPLLRAESSPDCVYPLLCAGLARRANGGERGLGRYSRAPRLEGAARSTPPRLHLEPPPLGALRLLPKMAAGAPLPGVSSGRRGAQGGAMVPAARPHGCERCGKAFAQAGALAKHRRVHTGEKPYRCPVCGKAFALSSGLVLHKRTHTGERPHACPLCGKAFISSSHLALHLRSHTGERKYSCPACGKLFLQSSHLARHKAIHTGERPFKCEDCGKHFGRASHLQTHRRVHTGERPFKCLQCEKAFTQKAGLVLHVRLHTGERPYKCNKCGKNFRSSAHLVSHQLLESGERNFKCSTCGKAFKQASSLKQHLKTHEVREPHHCSVCSRAFSRSSYLQLHMRTHSGERPYHCLVCNRTYAKISTFEKHCKKHQQEEERSNVRPGSVTTRAKALAEKKTQELQHQDDDCEQPHQADVRRQQEERL; the protein is encoded by the coding sequence ATGAAGACCCCTCTCCTGCGGGCTGAAAGCTCTCCGGACTGCGTTTATCCTCTGCTGTGCGCAGGGCTGGCAAGAAGGGCGAATGGGGGCGAGCGAGGCTTGGGGCGTTATAGCCGCGCCCCGAGGCTGGAGGGTGCCGCCCGCTCCACACCGCCACGGCTCCATCTTGAACCCCCCCCGCTGGGGGCGCTGCGGCTCCTCCCCAAGATGGCCGCCGGGGCGCCGCTCCCCGGCGTCAGCAGCGGGCGCCGCGGCGCGCAGGGCGGTGCCATGGTGCCGGCGGCGAGGCCGCACGGGTGCGAGCGGTGCGGGAAGGCGTTCGCGCAGGCCGGCGCCCTCGCCAAGCACCGCCGCGTGCACACCGGGGAGAAGCCGTACCGCTGCCCCGTCTGCGGCAAGGCCTTCGCGCTCTCCTCGGGGCTGGTGCTCCACAAGCGCACCCACACCGGGGAGCGGCCCCACGCCTGCCCGCTGTGCGGCAAGGCCTTCATCTCCTCCTCGCACCTCGCCCTCCATCTGCGCTCCCACACGGGCGAGAGGAAGTacagctgccctgcctgcggGAAGCTCTTCCTCCAGTCCTCCCACCTGGCACGCCACAAGGCCATCCACACTGGCGAGCGGCCCTTCAAGTGCGAGGACTGCGGCAAGCACTTCGGGCGTGCCTCGCACCTCCAGACCCACCGCCGCGTGCACACGGGCGAGAGGCCCTTCAAGTGCCTGCAGTGTGAGAAGGCCTTCACGCAGAAGGCGGGGCTGGTGCTCCACGTCCGCCTGCACACAGGGGAGAGGCCCTACAAGTGCAACAAATGCGGGAAGAACTTCCGCTCCTCCGCTCACCTTGTCTCACACCAGCTTCTCGAGTCTGGTGAGAGGAACTTCAAGTGCTCCACCTGTGGGAAGGCCTTCAAGCAGGCCTCGTCCCTCAAGCAGCACCTGAAGACCCATGAGGTGCGTGAGCCTCACCACTGCTCGGTCTGCAGTCGAGCCTTTTCCAGGTCCTCATACCTCCAGCTTCACATGAGAACACACAGCGGTGAGCGGCCGTACCACTGCTTGGTGTGCAACCGGACGTATGCCAAAATCTCCACTTTTGAAAAGCACTGTAAAAAGCAccagcaggaagaggagaggtCCAATGTCAGACCTGGTTCAGTGACCACCAGGGCAAAAGCACTGGCTGAAAAAAAGACTCAAGAACTGCAGCACCAAGATGACGACTGTGAGCAACCTCACCAGGCTGACGTAAggcggcagcaggaggaaaggctgTAA
- the S100B gene encoding protein S100-B: protein MSELEKAMIAVIDAFHQYSGKEGDKHKLKKSELKELINNELTHFLGEIKDQETVDKVMEALDSNGDAECDFQEFVAFIAMVTAACHEFFEHE from the exons ATGTCTGAGCTGGAGAAGGCCATGATCGCCGTCATTGATGCTTTCCACCAGTACTCAGGGAAAGAGGGAGACAAGCACAAGCTGAAGAAATCAGAGCTGAAGGAGCTCATTAACAATGAGTTGACCCATTTCCTTGGT GAGATCAAAGACCAGGAGACTGTGGACAAAGTCATGGAGGCGCTGgacagcaatggggatgcagagTGTGACTTCCAGGAGTTTGTAGCCTTCATCGCCATGGTCACCGCTGCTTGCCATGAGTTCTTTGAGCATGAGTGA